In Actinomadura luteofluorescens, the sequence ACGGGACCCGGCCGTCGGTGAGTTCCTGGCCGCGGCCCAAGGCTGGGCCGCGCCGGGCGGGGAACCGGTGCTCGTCCACGGAGATCTGCACGTCCGGCACCTCCTGCTCACCCCCGGCGGGCGGGCTGCGGGAGTGATCGACTGGGGGGACGTCTGCCTCGGCGCACCGGCCGTCGACCTGTCGCTGGCCTACGCGGGGTTCGAGGGCGCCGCGCGGGAGGCGTTCCTCGCGGAGTACGGGCCGGTGCCGGGGGAGCAGGAGGCCGCCGCGCGCACCCTGGCGCTGAACCTCAGCGCGACGCTGGCCGAGTACGCCGCGTCGACCGGGCGGGAGGCGCTGCTCGCCGAGACCATCGCCGGGATCGGCCGGGCCCTCAGCTGAGGCCGGGGCTCTGGGTGCTCATGTAGACGCGGATCGTGGTGCCGTCCGGACCGGTGTGGACGCGGACCAGGTCGGCCAGGTGGTTGACCATGAGGATGCCGCGGCCGCCGTTCGGGCTCATGTCCGCGGGACGGCGGCCGGCGAGCGGGTCGATGATCGTCCCGGCGTCGCTGACCTCGCAGACCACGTGCCCGTTCTCCGACCAGAGCCGCGCGGTGCCCGAACCGCCGCCGTGCAGGCAGGAGTTGGCGGCCAGCTCGTTCACGGCGAGTTCGAGGTCGCCGACGGCCCCGGTGCCGAGGCCGAACCGCGCCCCCCAGTGGCAGGCGAACTCGCGGACGAGGGGGAGCGCGTCGATGTCGAAGGCCATCGCGACCGCCCCGGCCGACTCGGCCGGCTCGGGCAGCGGCAGGTTGTAGCGGCCGATGACGCGGTGCGGCGCGTAGTCGCCGCTCGGGTGCGGGCCGTACCGGTCGATCACGACCGGATGGGTGGCGCGGGCGTCGGCGATCGCCACCGGGTCCAGCCGGGCCACGTCGTAGGGGCACAGGATCGTCGCCTCGTGCCCCGCGAAGGCCAGGTTGATCAGCGCCTCGTGCTGGGCGCAGGCGGGGTACTCGGTCGCCGAGCGGCCGGGCCAGACCGGCTCGCCGATGATCCGCACCCGGCCTCCGGCGTGCCGGTCGGCGAAGTGCCGCAGCACCCCCGGGATGATCCGTCCGGGGTTGCGGCCCGCCTCCGCCATGTCGACCCAGGTCACCTGGCCGGCCGCCGCGCCGAGGGCGCCCTTCAGCTGGGCCGTGCGGGGGCCGGGGACCGCCACGGCCACCGGCTCGCCCGCGTCGAGGCCGGCGCGGACGAACGGCACCGTGCCCGCGAGGTACTCCGAGTCGCCGCGGTAGAAGAGCGCGGGGTGGACGAACGCGTCCTCGCGTGCCACGCCCGTTCCGCCGGGCCTGAGGCTCATCGTTCGGTCGCTCCGTCCGGTGCCGCCGTCTCGTGCATTCGACCGAGAATACGCGCAGGAAGGAAGCCGTACGAGCAGGGCCATGCGGACATCCCCCGAGGTCAGCCGATCTGATCTTCCGATCCAGCGGTACCCGCGAGGCGCCCTCTGAAAACAGACAATATCCGGACCAATCGCGCCCGGGGCCGCCGCGCCGCCCGCCCGCCACCATGTGACCGGGAGGTCATCAGCCGGGCAGGAGGACCGCGTCGACGACGTCGGTCAGCCGCCCGCGCACGCGGTAGGCGGCGCGCTGCCGCTCCGCGCCCGTCCCGCCGGCGGCGGCCAGGCGCCGCACCCCGCGGGCGACGGCGGCGAGGTCGCCGGTGCCGCGCAGCGCGGGCAGCACGTGCGCGAGCAGTTCCCCGGCCAGCTCGCCGAAGCTCGCGGACCGTCCCGTGCGCACGTCCAGGCCCCGCCCGCCCAGACCGTGCCGCGCCGCGAGCCAGTAGGCCGCGCGCAGCATCTCGGGGGGCGGTTCGGGCGCCCGCTCGCCGGCGTCCACCGCGTCGGACGACACCTGCACCAGTGCCCGGACCAGCGCGGCGAACTCCGACGCCTCGCCGGCCGTCGGGGCGACGTCCGCGAGCCGGACCTCGATCGTGGGCAGCCGCGCCGACGGCCGGACGTCCCAGAAGATCGTCCCGGAGTCCATGAGGGCGCCGCATTCGAGCAGCGCCCCGACGAGGTCGTCGTAGTGGCCGGCCGACGCGAAGTAGGGCGGAGGCCCCGCCACCGGCCACCGCGCCCAGGTCAGCGCCCGCCAGCAGGCGTGGCCGGTGTCGCGTCCCGCCCAGT encodes:
- a CDS encoding carboxylate-amine ligase: MALRFGIEEEYFVVDPVSREVVPRAAAVVRRAGAALGERASTELVAYLAEAKTSPCDDLDKLAEQVRSMRAVMAAAAAAEGVRLAATGTPVLGDLVPAPIERGARYAESLAVYRGLDDEQSICSCHVHVEMPDRERAVQVSNHLRPWLPTLLALAANSPYWAGRDTGHACWRALTWARWPVAGPPPYFASAGHYDDLVGALLECGALMDSGTIFWDVRPSARLPTIEVRLADVAPTAGEASEFAALVRALVQVSSDAVDAGERAPEPPPEMLRAAYWLAARHGLGGRGLDVRTGRSASFGELAGELLAHVLPALRGTGDLAAVARGVRRLAAAGGTGAERQRAAYRVRGRLTDVVDAVLLPG
- a CDS encoding sensor histidine kinase — its product is MSLRPGGTGVAREDAFVHPALFYRGDSEYLAGTVPFVRAGLDAGEPVAVAVPGPRTAQLKGALGAAAGQVTWVDMAEAGRNPGRIIPGVLRHFADRHAGGRVRIIGEPVWPGRSATEYPACAQHEALINLAFAGHEATILCPYDVARLDPVAIADARATHPVVIDRYGPHPSGDYAPHRVIGRYNLPLPEPAESAGAVAMAFDIDALPLVREFACHWGARFGLGTGAVGDLELAVNELAANSCLHGGGSGTARLWSENGHVVCEVSDAGTIIDPLAGRRPADMSPNGGRGILMVNHLADLVRVHTGPDGTTIRVYMSTQSPGLS